The genomic region CTGGGCGGCCAGCTCGGCGGCCAGGCCGGGGCGCTCGAAGGCGGGGAGGGCGAGGGGGACGTAGGGGCTGGCGACCACCTGGCGGCCGGCCAGGCCGCGCCGCAGCGCGGCAAGGGTCTCCCGGTCCTCGGGGCGGGTGCTGGCGTCGAGGGCGTCCAGCGTCTCCGGGGTGGGGACGAGCGTGACGGGGACGCCGGGCTGGGCCTCGAGGGACCGGGCCAGGGCGCCGACGGCGTCGGCGTCCCTGCGGTTCAGCGACCGCGTGCCGTCGGGCTGGAGGGCCAGGGCCGCGTGCACGGGGAGCACGAGGGCGACCTCCACCGGGAAGCCGCCGGGCTGGGGCGGACGCGTGTAGACGAGGTGGGTGACGAGGCCGGCCAGGGTGGCGCCCCCGCCCGCCTCCCGCAGCTCCACCCGCACCGGGTACACGCCCTCGGCGGCCAGCCGCAGCCGCGCCGGGTCGGGCGGCTGGCCCGGGTCCTGGACCGGGAGGCGGACGACGAACGCCCCCGCCGCGTCGGTGGCCAGCTCCGACAGGGGCGCGGGCGGCACCACCGTGATCGGGTTGCCGCGGGGGCCGTCCTGGAGGCTCTGGGCGAACTCCGACCGGTTGCGGGCCCGCCGGTAGACGCCCACGGCCAGCTCGACGTCGGCCGGCTCCTCGGCGGTGGTGACGTCGAGGCGGAGGACGAGCTCCTCGCCGGGGCCGACCCACGGCGTCTGGGAGGCGAGGCGGAGGACGCTGCCCGAGTCCTGGGCCCCGGCCCGGCCCACACCGACGCCGGGGAGGACGCCGGCCAGCCCGGCCAGCACGGCCAGCACGGCGGCGGCTGCGGCGCCGGCCCGTCGCCCGCGCCTCATCGGGTGGCCGGTCCCGGGCGGGGGCGGGAGACGGCGCGGGCGGCCGCCGGCTCCGCCGCCGGCGGCACCAGGCGGGGCTCCAGCGAGAAGGTCAGCACGCACAGCCCGGCCGGCTCGCGGCGGAAGCCGAGGCTCTCGTAGAGCGCCAGGGCGGCCTCGTTGCCGACCTGGGTGTTGACGACGGCCTGCTCGACCCGCCACCGGCGCAGCCAGCGCAGGGCGTCGACGGCGAGCGCCCGCCCGAGGCCCTGGCGCTGGCACGCCGGGTCGACGGCCAGCCGCTGGAGGAAGCCGCGCCGCCCGGCCCGGCCGGTGACGGCGTAGCCGACGACGACTCCGCCCGGAGCGGCGACGCGGAAGCGGCTGTTGGGCGTGGCCGTCAGGGCGTCGCCCAGGGCGGCGTCGTCGATCCGCCAGAACCCCGGGAAGGCCCGGGCGTCCACGTCGAGCACGGCCGGGTGGTCACCGGGGACGGCCCGGCGCAGGGCGGAGACGTCGGCCCGGGGGACCCGGCGCAGGTCGTGGGCGAGGAGGTGCAGGCGCTCGTGGACGTCGAACCCGGCGGCCAGGAAGCCCACCTGCTCGGCCGGCGCCAGAGCCGAGGTGATGACCCGGCGACAGCCCTTGGCCGCCAGCTGGTCGAGGCAGCGCCGCACGAACACGACCGACGGGACGGGGGCGTCGGGCAGGGGGCTCAGGTAGGCGATGCCCGCGTTGCCGCGCCACGGGCCGGTGCGCACCCGCTCCCGGCCCCAGCGGATGACGTCCAGGTGCGCGCCCACGGCAGGTGGAGGTTACCGAGCGGGCCCGTGCCGGCGCATGACGGGCCCTCAGGGTCGGATGGCGGGATGCCGATGCTCCGATGATGCTGGACCTCGACGAGCTCCTCCGCTACACCGTCGCCCATTCCGGGTCGGACCTCCACGTGAAGGTCGGCTCGCCGCCCCACGTCCGGGTGGACGGCTACCTGCTGCCCGCTCCCTTCGACCCGGTCACCGCCGCCGACAGCGAGCGCATGGCGTTCGCCGTCATGCCGCGCGACCGGGCCGACGAGTTCGTGGCCGGCTCCGAGGCCGACTTCGCCCTGGGCATGCCCGACCTGGGCCGCTTCCGCGTGAACGTGTTCCGCCAGCGGGGGGCCGTGGGCCTGGTGTTCCGGCGCGTCCTGCCCGGGATCCCGTCGTTCGAGGCCCTCGGGCTGCCGCCGGTGGTGCGGCGCCTGGCCGAGGAGCAACGGGGCATGGTGCTGGTCACCGGGCCCACCGGCTCGGGGAAGACGACGACCATCGCGGCGATGATCGACCACATCAACGAGACGAAGTCGGTGAACGTCGTCACCGTCGAGGACCCCATCGAGGTCCTCCACACCGACAAGCGGGCGCTGGTCAACCAGCGGGAGATCGGGACCGACACCAAGGACTACGCCACGGCCATGCGCCGGGTGCTGCGCCAGGACCCCGACGTCATCTTCATCGGGGAGATGCGCGACCCCGAGACGGTGTGGGCGGCCCTGGCCGCCGCCGAGACCGGGCACCTCGTGCTCTCCACGCTGCACACCACCAACGCGGTGGAGACGGTGAACCGCATCGTCGACTTCTTCCCGCCGTTCCAGCAGAAGCAGGTGCGCCTGTCGCTGGCGTCGTCGCTCAGGGGCGTGGTCAGCCAGCGCCTCCTGGAGCGGTCCGACCACAAGGGACGGGTGCCGTCCGTGGAGGTCCTGGTGAACACGGGCCGCATCTTCGACCGCATCGTCGACCCCGACCAGGGCGACAACGACTCGATCGAGGAGATCATCGCCGACGGCGAGTACTACGGGATGCAGACCTTCGACCAGAGCCTGTTCAACCTGTTCAAGAACGGCCAGGTCGACCTGCGCAGCGCCATGGCGTCGGCGTCCAACCCGCACGACTTCCGCATCTCGCTCCAGCAGGCCGGGCTCATCCCGGCCTGATCCGGCGGGCGGGAACCGCCGGAGGTGGCGGGACCGGCACCTACTACCCTCGACCGGTGATCCCCGAGCGGCTCCAGCCGCTGATCGACGAGACGGCGTGGTTCGCCGAGCGCTTCGCGGCGGCTGGCCACAACCTGTACCTCGTCGGCGGCGTGGTGCGCGACGCGGTGCTGAACCGCCTGGCGCCGCAGGCCGACATCGACCTGACCACCGACGCCCGGCCCCCGGAGATCAAGCGGCTGGTTCGCCCGGGCGCCGACGCCCTGTGGGACCAGGGCGAGCGGTTCGGCACCATCGGCGTGGAGCGCGACGGCCGCCGCTACGAGATCACGACCCACCGCGCCGAGGCGTACGTGCCGGAGTCGCGCAAGCCCGAGGTCGAGTTCGCCGATGCGGTGGAGGCCGACCTGTCCCGGCGCGACTTCACGGTCAACGCCATGGCCCTGCGCCTCCCGGGCATGGAGCTGGTCGACCCCTTCGGCGGCATCGGCGACCTGGCCGACGGCCGGCTGCGCACGCCGCTGCCCCCGGTGGAGTCGTTCGGCGACGACCCCCTGCGCATGCTGCGGGCCGCCCGGTTCATCGCCGGTTACGGCCTGAGGCCCGAGCCCGACGTGGTCGCCGCCGTCGAGAAGCTCCGCGACCGCCTGGAGATCGTCTCCGCCGAGCGCATCCGCGACGAGCTCGACAAGCTGGTGACGGTCGAGCACCCCACCGCCGGCCTGCGGTTCCTGGTGTCCACCGGCCTGGCCGACCACTTCCTGCCCGAGCTGTCGGGAATGGCCCTCGAGCAGGACCCCGTCCACCGCCACAAGGACGTGCTCGAGCACACCTTCGCGGTGGTGGAGAAGGTGCGCCCCTCGCACCGCCTGGTCCGCCTGGCCGCCCTGTTCCACGACGTGGGCAAGCCCCGCACGCGGGCGTTCGGGCCGGGCGGCGTGTCGTTCCACCACCACGAGGTGGTGGGGGCGCGCATGACCCGCGAGCGCATGAAGGCCCTGCGCTACTCCAACGAGGACATCGCCGCCGTCACCCGGCTGGTGGAGCTGCACCTGCGCTTCCACGGGTACCGGGACGGCGACGGCGGGTGGACCGACAGCGCCGTGCGCCGCTACGTGCGCGACGCCGGGCCGCTGCTGGAGGAGCTCAACGAGCTCACCCGCTGCGACTGCACGACCCGCAACGAGGCGAGGGCCCGCACCCTGGCCCGGCGCATGGACGAGCTGGAGGCGCGCATCGAGCGGTTGCAGGAGGAGGAGGAGCTGGCCCGCCTGCGGCCGGACGTCGACGGCCGCCGCGTCATGGAGCACCTCGGCATCCCGCCCGGGCCCGCCGTCGGCCGCGCCCTCGACCACCTCCTGGAGCTGCGCATCGAGGAGGGGCCGTTGGGCGAGGAGGAGGCCCTCCGCCGCCTCGACGCCTGGTGGGCGGACCAGCCCGAGGCTCGCTGACCGCGGCGGCGAACGGTCCCTCAGGAGCGGAGCAGCTTCAGCACCCGGTCGGTGTCGGTGAGGTCGGGCAGGAGCTCGTCGGCGTCCTCCGCCTCCAGCTCGTCGAGCGAGTAGCGGCCCGTGGCCACCAGCAGGCACCGGGCGCCGCCGGCGCGGGCGCAGGCCAGGTCGCGCGGCGTGTCGCCCACCACCCAGACGTCCTCGGGCCCGAGGTCCCGGCCCCGCAGGCGGCGGACGCGGTCCAAGGCGATGGGGACGAGCTGCTCGCGGTCCGAGTCGTCGCTGCCGAAGGCGCCCACCTCCACGTCGAGCCAGCGGTCCAGGGCGAACGCCTCCAGCTTCACCGCCGCGTTCGCCGCCGTGTTGCCGGTGAGCACCGACTGGACGACGCCCGGGTCGTCGTGCAGCTCGGCCAGCACCGTCTCCACGCCGGGCATCACGTGGCCCTGCTCCCGCACCAGCTCGCGCGCCTCGGCCAGCTCGGTCTCCAGCCGCTCGACCACCTCGGGGAGCCGCTCGTGGGCCTCCTCCTCGGACAGGCCGGCGAAGAGCAGGATCTCCAGGGCGATGAGCGGATCGGTCTTCCCGCTCATGCGGACCTCGTGCTCGCCCGGCGGGCGGCCGAGGACGTGCTCGGCGGCGACGTCGAACGCCCGCTGCGCCACGCCGTTGCTGCGTAGGAGGGTGCCGTCGACGTCCCAGAGCACGAGCCGCTCGCCCACGCGGGGGACGGTACCCGACGCGGCGGAGCCGTCAGTTGCCCAGCTTCCGGGCCCGCACGACCAGGGTGCGGGGGACGTAGCGGAACGCCTCCTGCCACATCTCGCTGCGGGGCCCGCTGGTCGACGGCTGGGGCTCGAGGATGGTGTCGACCGAGTAGCTGGCCCGGGTGAGGGCGGTGTGGAGGTCGCCGATGGTGTGGTGGTGGATGGTGAAGGTGACGCCGTGGCGGGCGTGCTCGATGGGGGAGCGGTCGAAGTACGAGCGCCGCACGCGCGGCGGCTGCTCGGGGTCGTCGCCGTCGATCATGTGGTAGGCGGGATGGGGCATCGAGAACACCAGCGGCGCGCCGGTGCGCAGCACGCGGTGCACCTGGCGGAAGACCCGGCTCAGGTCCTCCACGAAGCCGAAGGCGCAGGAGCTGAAGGCCAGGTCGATCGAGTCGGCCCGTAGGAAGGCCAGGTCGGCCATGTCGCCCTGGCGCAGTTCCACCCGGACCTCCTCGCGGTCGCACAGGCGCCGGGCGATGGCCAGCATCTCCGCCGAGCTGTCGACCCCGATGGCGATGGCGCCCTGCTTGGCGAAGGCGATCGAGTTCTGGGCGGCGCCGCAGCCCAGGTCGAGGACCCGCTTGCGCGTGAGGTCGCCCAGGAGGCGCAGCTCGGCCTCGGTGCCGATGTCGGCCCCGTACTGCACCACGTCGGTGGGAGGGCGGGCCCGCTCCTCGTAGACGGCTGCGTACTGGTCCCACGCGGCGACGTTGTCCGAGGGCACGGGGGAATGTTGCTACAGCTGTGGCCGCCCCATGAGGATCGTCACCTTCAACATCCAGCACGGGCGCACGCCGGCAGGGCGGGTGGACACGGCGGCGCTCGCCCGGTACTGCGCCGGCCTCGACGCCGACGTGCTCGCCCTCCAGGAGGTCGACCACCGGGTGCGGCGGTCGGGCCGGGCCGACCAGGCGGCCGAGGTGGCGCGGACGGCCGGCATGGCGGGGGTGTTCGGCGCCGCCCGCCGGCTCGGCCCGTGGGCCCGCTACGGGAACGCGCTGCTCGCCCGGGGCCGCCTGGTCGACGTCGCGACCATCGCCCTCCCCCGGGCGGTGGGGCGAGAGCCGCGCGTCGCCGTGCTGGCGCGCGTCGAAGTGGGCGACCGCGCCCTGTCGGTGGCCGCCACCCACCTGTCCACCGACGGCGGCGACGCTTCCGTCCAGCTGGCCGTGGTGCTCGGGGCGCTGGGCACCCGGCCCCTGCCGCGCCTGGTCGTGGGCGACCTCAACCTGCGCCCTGACGTCGCGGTGCCCGCCCTCGAGCGCGCCGGGTACTCGGTGGCGCCCACGGCCGGTGCGACCTACCCGGCGGCCCGGCCGTTCCTGCGCATCGACCACGTGGCCGCCCAGGGCCTCGACATCGAGCGGGCGACGGTGCTGGACGCGGCGCCGGTCAGCGACCACCGCCCCCTGCGGGTGGAGGTGCGCTGACGGCGCGACGGCGGATCAGTCGCCGGAGCCGGCGGCGAACTCCTCGACCATGCGGTGGGCCAGCTCGTCGCGGTACTGGACGGGCGGCGACTTCATGAAGTACGCCGACGGGCCGAGCAGCGGGCCGCCGATGCCGCGGTCGAGGGCGAGCTTGGCGCAGCGGACGGCGTCGATGATGACGCCCGCCGAGTTGGGCGAGTCCCAGACCTCCAGCTTGAGCTCCACGTTCAGGGGCACGTCACCGAAGTTCCGGCCCTCGAGGCGGATGTAGGCCCACTTGCGGTCCTCCAGCCAGGCGACGTGGTCGGAGGGGCCGATGTGCACGTCGTCGGCGGCGATGCCGTTGTCCAGCTGCGAGGTGACCGACTGGGTCTTGGAGATCTTCTTGGACTCCAGGCGCTCGCGCTCGAGCATGTTCTTGAAGTCCATGTTCCCGCCCACGTTGAGCTGGTAGGTCCGGTCGAGGACCATGCCCCGGTCCTCGAACAGGCGGGCCAGCAGGCGGTGCACGATGGTGGCGCCGACCTGGCTCTTGATGTCGTCGCCCACGATGGGGACACCCGCCTCCTCGAAGCGGCGGGCCCACTCCGGATCGCTGGCGATGAACACCGGGATGGCGTTCACGAAGGCCACCTTGGCGTCGATGCAGGCTTGGGCGTAGTGCTTCTGGGCGGCCTCCGACCCGACGGGCAGGTAGGCCACCAGGACGTCGGCGCCGGAGGCCCGGAGCGCCTCGGTGACGTCCACCGGCTCGGCCGGCGACTCCTCGACCGTCGCCCGGTAGTACTTCCCGAGGCCGTCGAGGGTGGGGCCCCGCTGCACGGTGACGCCCAGCTCGCCGACGGGCGAGAACCGGATGGTGTTGTTCTGGCCGGCGAAGACCGCCTTGCCCAGGTCGAGGCCGACCTTGGCGGCGTCGACGTCGAAGGCGGCGACGAACTCGACGTTGCCCACGTGGTAGCCGCCCAGCTCGACGTGCATGAGCCCGGGGACGGTGTCGTTGGGGTCGGCCGAGCGGTAGTACTCGACGCCCTGGACCAGCGAGCTGGCGCAGTTGCCGACGCCCGCTATGGCGACCTTGACGGTGTTCCTCACTTGGGATCCTCCTGCCGCTCGGCGGCGATGAGTTGGTCGAGCCACGAGATGTCACGCTCGGTGGCCTCGGTTCCGTGCTCCAGCAGGGAGCGGGTGTAGGCGTCGAGGCGCTCCCGGCTGGCCCGGATGGCGTCCCGGGCGCGGGCGAGGCGCTCCACGAGCAGGGCCCGCCGCCGTTCGAACAGCCCGAGGCGGGCGTCGGCGGGCAGGTAGCGGGCGAAGGCCAGGCGCAGGTTGAACGCCCGGTCGTCGTCGCCGGAGTTGGAGTCGGTGAGGAGGAGCTCGGCGAACAGCTCCTCCCCCCGCTCGGTGATGCCGTAGACCTTCTTGCCCCGGCTCCCGCGGGTGGTGCGGGCGGCGGCCCGGCGGGCCCGGAAGGCGAGCAGCTCGCCGCCCAGGGAGCCGGTCATCGGGATGGGGGCGAGGGGCACGGGGTTGGCCTCCACCGCCTTGACGGCGCCGGCCGCCTCCAGCTTGGCGAGGGTCGGGTAGAGCGAGCCGAACGAGACGCTCGAGAGGGGGCCGAGCACGCTGCTCAGCCGCTTCTTGAGCTCGTAGCCGTGGAGCTCCTGCTCCTTGAGCAATCCCAGTACCGCCAGTTCCAACACGTTCGTCCCGGTGTCCTCGATGTATCGGTCCGATATATCGGTACGAGCATAACGCAGCACGGCGGGCGGCGGGCGCGCACGTCGCCTCGCCGCGGGCGGGCGCTGTGGGGAAGCGCCGCTACCCTGGGTCGCCGTGAGCTTCCGCCCCGACGCCGTGCGCGGTGCCCCCGGTGGTGCGGCGCTCCCCGGGCAGATCGACTACCGCATGGCGCGGAACTTCGTCATCAAGGAGTTCCATCGCGGTCGGCTGTCCAGGCTGGACGTGTGCGACGCCCACCCCGAGCTGCTGCGGGCGGCCAGGGGCATGGGAACGCCGGGCGGGCAGCAGTGCCCGATCTGCGAGGAGCTCGAGCTGGTGCACGTGGCGTACGCGTTCGGGTCGCACCTTCCGCCGGGCGGCGCCGCGTTCCAGGGGGCGGCCGAGCTGGCCAAGCTCACCCGCCGCGCCGGCGAGGTGGCGTGCTACGTGGTGGAGGTGTGCACGGGGTGCTCGTGGAACCACCTGGCGCGGACGTACGTGGCGGGCCGGAGGCGGACGAGGTCGGGCTGATCGCCGGGCCGCTGCGCCTGGGCGCGGCGGCCGCGGCGGCGGCGCTGGCGCTCACGTCGTCGGGCGAGGTGGTCTTGCTCGCCTGCCTGCTGGCGCTCGTCGCCGCCGACGTGCGGGCCGGGGCTGCGGCAGCTGCCGCCCTCCTGGCGCTGGCCGTGCGCTGGGGCTCGACGTCGCTCGACGCCATCTCCGGTGCCCAGTCGGTGCTCGGCCCCGGCGCGACGCTCGGGTCGCCCGCCGAGGTCGCCGCGTCGTGGTCGGCGGCCGCCGCCCTCGTGCTCTCCGCCCCGCCCGGGTGGTGGCCCGCCGTCGCCTTCGGGTCGACGGCGGCCCTCGCCGTCGCCGGGACGGCGGGTGGTCCTGCCGACGTCGCCCTGCGCCTGGGGGCCGCCGCCGCCGGCGTCGCCGTCACCGTGGCGGTGGGCCGGCGCCTGGCACCCGGGACGGCCAGGCCAGCCGCGGTGGTCGCCGGGGGCGCCGCCCTCGTGCTGGCGGTGCTCGGGTGACCGACGTCGCCTCCGAGCCTCCCCGGGTCGGTGGCGAACAGCGGCGCCCTGCCCGGGTCGGTGGCGGGTGGCGTCGCCCTCCCCGGCTCGGTGGCGGGTGGCGCCGCCTCGGCCAGGTGGTGGAGCGGCGACCGCGTCTCGCCCGGCTGGTGGAGCGGGCCGGTGCGGCTGGCACCGGCCCCGGTTGGCCGGCGGCGGGCGCGCTGGCCACCGGCGCCTGGGTGCTCGTGGCGGTGGCCGGAGGCGACGGCTCACCCGTCGGCACGACGGCCTCGGGGGCGGCGGCCGCCGCCGGCACCGCCGCCCTGGTCGGGGCGTCGTGGCGTCCTCGGGCGCCCGGGAGCGCGGGGGCGGCGTTCGCCGTGCTGGCGTTGCTGCCCATCGCCGTCGCTGGCGCGTCGGCCGGGCACACGGCGCCGCTGGCCGCCGCCCTCGCCGTGTTCGCCGTCGTCGAGATCGAGGCGCGCGCCGTGGCCGGAGGGTGCGCGGCCCTGCTCGCCTCCCTGGTCGCCGCCCGCCTCTCGGCCGGGGGGTGGGTGCTCCCCGGCGACGGCGCAGCCGACCTCGCCCTCGCCCTCGCCGGAGGCGCCGTGTTGGTGGTCGGCGTTGCCCGGGGGCCCGACCGGGTTTGGCCTCTGGCTGCGCCCGCCGTGGTCGTGGCGACGGCTGCCGCCGCCTTGGCGACGCCGGGCGCTGCGTCCGTGCTGGGGGCCGCGCTGGCCGTGGCGGCGGCCGTCCTGGTCGCCGAGCGGCCGTCGGTCGCCCTCGCCGCGCTGGCCGTGGCGGCGGCGGCCGTCCCCGTCGCACCGGCGTGGGGCCTGCTGGCGGCGGGCGCCCTTCTCGGGCTGGCGGTACCCGGGCGGGCGGCGGTCGTCCTCGGCCTGCCCGGCGCGGCTGCCCTCGCCGCCGCCGAGGTGCCGCCCGGCGGGGGGTTCGCCGGCGCCGCCCTGGTCGCCGGCGCGGCCGGCGTGGCGGTCGCCCTCGCCGGGCGCCCGGGCGAGCGTTGGTCCCTGCCCGTGGCCGACGGCGCCGTCCTTCCCGCCCTCGTCCTCGGGGCGTGGTTGGTGGTGGTGCCGGGAACGTGGCGATGGGCGGGCGGCGACGGGCTCGGCCCCTACGACCGCGGCGTGGCCGTGGCGGCGGCCGTCGCGCTCCTGGCCCTCCTGGTGACCGGCGCGGCCGCCGTCGGGGGCGTGCCCGTCGACGACGTCGTCGAGCCGCCGCCGCCGACCGGTCGGCCGGTGCCGTTGCGCCGCGCCCACGCCCGCCGTCACTGGCCGCGCCGCCGCCCGCCGGCTGCTCCGGCTGCGCCCCCCCTTCCCACGTCCCGCCGCCCCTGGCCGCCGCGACGCCGAGGTGGGGACGCGGCGCCGTCGGCTCGAGGAGACGCCGGCCCGGCGCCCGACGGGGGCACGGCGCCTCCGGCTGCGCCGCCCAGCCCCGCAGGCTCGGCGCCGGCGCCCGAACCCGCCGCGCCCGTCGTCCCGGTCGCCCCGGCTCCCGCCGCCCGACCGCCTCGACCGGGTGCCGGGCCACGGCGTTCCCGGCCTGCCCCGGTACCCGCCGCCGAGGAGCCGCAGCCCGCCGCCGAGGAGGCCGAGCCCGGCGCCGTCCCGGCCCAGCGGGCTGCGGACGACGACGCGGCCACCGACACCGTGCCCGTCGTGGTGGTGCGCCCGCCGGGCGGGCGCCGCCCGCCGGCCGGCCGGGGCGGAACGGCGGGCCGGCGGTAACCTTGCCCAGCCGTGGGGGGCTCGGACCAGCGTGGCTCCCCGGGAGCCCGTATGCCCTCTCCCCATCCCACCAGCCGCCGCCCGCCGGTGGTGGCGCGCCGGAGCTGGGTCTGGCGCTACCGGCGCC from Acidimicrobiales bacterium harbors:
- a CDS encoding GNAT family N-acetyltransferase is translated as MGAHLDVIRWGRERVRTGPWRGNAGIAYLSPLPDAPVPSVVFVRRCLDQLAAKGCRRVITSALAPAEQVGFLAAGFDVHERLHLLAHDLRRVPRADVSALRRAVPGDHPAVLDVDARAFPGFWRIDDAALGDALTATPNSRFRVAAPGGVVVGYAVTGRAGRRGFLQRLAVDPACQRQGLGRALAVDALRWLRRWRVEQAVVNTQVGNEAALALYESLGFRREPAGLCVLTFSLEPRLVPPAAEPAAARAVSRPRPGPATR
- a CDS encoding PilT/PilU family type 4a pilus ATPase; this encodes MLDLDELLRYTVAHSGSDLHVKVGSPPHVRVDGYLLPAPFDPVTAADSERMAFAVMPRDRADEFVAGSEADFALGMPDLGRFRVNVFRQRGAVGLVFRRVLPGIPSFEALGLPPVVRRLAEEQRGMVLVTGPTGSGKTTTIAAMIDHINETKSVNVVTVEDPIEVLHTDKRALVNQREIGTDTKDYATAMRRVLRQDPDVIFIGEMRDPETVWAALAAAETGHLVLSTLHTTNAVETVNRIVDFFPPFQQKQVRLSLASSLRGVVSQRLLERSDHKGRVPSVEVLVNTGRIFDRIVDPDQGDNDSIEEIIADGEYYGMQTFDQSLFNLFKNGQVDLRSAMASASNPHDFRISLQQAGLIPA
- a CDS encoding CCA tRNA nucleotidyltransferase, whose translation is MIPERLQPLIDETAWFAERFAAAGHNLYLVGGVVRDAVLNRLAPQADIDLTTDARPPEIKRLVRPGADALWDQGERFGTIGVERDGRRYEITTHRAEAYVPESRKPEVEFADAVEADLSRRDFTVNAMALRLPGMELVDPFGGIGDLADGRLRTPLPPVESFGDDPLRMLRAARFIAGYGLRPEPDVVAAVEKLRDRLEIVSAERIRDELDKLVTVEHPTAGLRFLVSTGLADHFLPELSGMALEQDPVHRHKDVLEHTFAVVEKVRPSHRLVRLAALFHDVGKPRTRAFGPGGVSFHHHEVVGARMTRERMKALRYSNEDIAAVTRLVELHLRFHGYRDGDGGWTDSAVRRYVRDAGPLLEELNELTRCDCTTRNEARARTLARRMDELEARIERLQEEEELARLRPDVDGRRVMEHLGIPPGPAVGRALDHLLELRIEEGPLGEEEALRRLDAWWADQPEAR
- a CDS encoding haloacid dehalogenase-like hydrolase encodes the protein MGERLVLWDVDGTLLRSNGVAQRAFDVAAEHVLGRPPGEHEVRMSGKTDPLIALEILLFAGLSEEEAHERLPEVVERLETELAEARELVREQGHVMPGVETVLAELHDDPGVVQSVLTGNTAANAAVKLEAFALDRWLDVEVGAFGSDDSDREQLVPIALDRVRRLRGRDLGPEDVWVVGDTPRDLACARAGGARCLLVATGRYSLDELEAEDADELLPDLTDTDRVLKLLRS
- a CDS encoding methyltransferase domain-containing protein, which gives rise to MPSDNVAAWDQYAAVYEERARPPTDVVQYGADIGTEAELRLLGDLTRKRVLDLGCGAAQNSIAFAKQGAIAIGVDSSAEMLAIARRLCDREEVRVELRQGDMADLAFLRADSIDLAFSSCAFGFVEDLSRVFRQVHRVLRTGAPLVFSMPHPAYHMIDGDDPEQPPRVRRSYFDRSPIEHARHGVTFTIHHHTIGDLHTALTRASYSVDTILEPQPSTSGPRSEMWQEAFRYVPRTLVVRARKLGN
- a CDS encoding endonuclease/exonuclease/phosphatase family protein, yielding MRIVTFNIQHGRTPAGRVDTAALARYCAGLDADVLALQEVDHRVRRSGRADQAAEVARTAGMAGVFGAARRLGPWARYGNALLARGRLVDVATIALPRAVGREPRVAVLARVEVGDRALSVAATHLSTDGGDASVQLAVVLGALGTRPLPRLVVGDLNLRPDVAVPALERAGYSVAPTAGATYPAARPFLRIDHVAAQGLDIERATVLDAAPVSDHRPLRVEVR
- a CDS encoding inositol-3-phosphate synthase; amino-acid sequence: MRNTVKVAIAGVGNCASSLVQGVEYYRSADPNDTVPGLMHVELGGYHVGNVEFVAAFDVDAAKVGLDLGKAVFAGQNNTIRFSPVGELGVTVQRGPTLDGLGKYYRATVEESPAEPVDVTEALRASGADVLVAYLPVGSEAAQKHYAQACIDAKVAFVNAIPVFIASDPEWARRFEEAGVPIVGDDIKSQVGATIVHRLLARLFEDRGMVLDRTYQLNVGGNMDFKNMLERERLESKKISKTQSVTSQLDNGIAADDVHIGPSDHVAWLEDRKWAYIRLEGRNFGDVPLNVELKLEVWDSPNSAGVIIDAVRCAKLALDRGIGGPLLGPSAYFMKSPPVQYRDELAHRMVEEFAAGSGD
- a CDS encoding PadR family transcriptional regulator; its protein translation is MELAVLGLLKEQELHGYELKKRLSSVLGPLSSVSFGSLYPTLAKLEAAGAVKAVEANPVPLAPIPMTGSLGGELLAFRARRAAARTTRGSRGKKVYGITERGEELFAELLLTDSNSGDDDRAFNLRLAFARYLPADARLGLFERRRALLVERLARARDAIRASRERLDAYTRSLLEHGTEATERDISWLDQLIAAERQEDPK
- a CDS encoding DUF5318 family protein — encoded protein: MSFRPDAVRGAPGGAALPGQIDYRMARNFVIKEFHRGRLSRLDVCDAHPELLRAARGMGTPGGQQCPICEELELVHVAYAFGSHLPPGGAAFQGAAELAKLTRRAGEVACYVVEVCTGCSWNHLARTYVAGRRRTRSG